A window of the Halorarum halophilum genome harbors these coding sequences:
- a CDS encoding ParB N-terminal domain-containing protein yields the protein MADTEELESGDDGEEFDDIDFDEIEDMSLEDLQADIEDEVGFDSGITVYDPVYLPLNRLSANNWNPNEMSSDEFNRLCENIEDDGFLAPIQAVPVDEDGENLQFDDDVTAEEMAEEMDHARIVGGEHRWSASKVVGLTELPVMLVPNKDKEWEKQATVRMNSISGSMDPIQFAELVEEQRKKYDDDQLKHMLGFAGDDTLFDSVLEDIKESVPENVREELEEAEDEMETIEDLSEVLNRIFRENGDQLDHHFITFAYGGEENVLYRTDDDLWARVVDMNERIEALDASAMEVLRYLLTEGPLDDALEQAEGTAEVSDEDVADDPEEQVGDLEPGDLDHSDE from the coding sequence ATGGCTGATACTGAAGAGCTGGAATCGGGTGATGACGGAGAGGAGTTCGATGACATCGACTTCGATGAAATCGAGGACATGTCACTCGAAGATCTCCAGGCCGACATCGAAGACGAGGTTGGCTTCGACTCGGGCATCACCGTCTACGACCCGGTGTACCTCCCGCTGAACCGGCTCTCAGCAAACAACTGGAACCCGAACGAGATGAGCTCGGACGAGTTCAACCGACTCTGCGAGAACATCGAAGACGACGGGTTCCTCGCGCCGATCCAGGCCGTTCCCGTCGACGAAGACGGTGAGAACCTCCAGTTCGACGACGACGTGACCGCTGAAGAGATGGCTGAAGAGATGGACCACGCCCGCATCGTCGGGGGTGAACACCGCTGGTCCGCCTCCAAGGTCGTCGGGCTCACCGAGCTTCCCGTCATGCTCGTCCCGAACAAGGACAAGGAGTGGGAGAAGCAGGCGACCGTTCGCATGAACAGCATCAGCGGGTCGATGGACCCGATTCAGTTCGCCGAGCTCGTCGAAGAACAGCGGAAGAAGTACGACGACGACCAGCTCAAGCACATGCTCGGGTTCGCCGGCGACGACACGCTGTTCGACTCCGTCCTCGAGGACATCAAAGAGAGTGTCCCGGAGAACGTTCGCGAAGAGCTCGAAGAAGCAGAAGACGAGATGGAGACGATCGAGGACCTCTCCGAAGTGCTGAACCGTATCTTCCGCGAGAACGGTGACCAGCTCGATCACCACTTCATCACGTTCGCCTACGGCGGCGAAGAGAACGTGCTGTACCGGACGGACGACGATCTGTGGGCCCGCGTGGTCGACATGAACGAGCGGATCGAGGCGCTGGACGCCTCGGCGATGGAAGTGCTTCGCTACCTCCTGACGGAGGGTCCACTTGACGATGCGCTCGAACAGGCTGAGGGAACGGCCGAGGTGAGCGACGAAGACGTCGCCGACGATCCCGAGGAGCAGGTGGGTGACCTGGAGCCGGGCGACCTGGACCACTCCGATGAGTGA
- a CDS encoding LamG-like jellyroll fold domain-containing protein — protein sequence MNLQRGLVGHYVTPGSIGDTVLHDETGNDYHATGGTVTTDPNGVIDTAVLQDGLDATTNAPAIKDAIEAAMFTVAVWWRQDLHNNAQDWRDLIKWNDGSTKQAVKRLERSNADESPNSDYWCNFGMEPTTTKGSMASSDIGVAGGEWFHLTIIVDGDADSFRILVNAEVDQIGTVDTAEINRPISDIRIGPDDGGAAFEDLRFYNRVLSNGEADALVNQRSAQVMRV from the coding sequence ATGAACCTTCAACGCGGGCTCGTCGGTCACTACGTCACGCCCGGATCGATCGGGGATACCGTCCTGCACGACGAAACCGGGAACGACTACCACGCCACCGGAGGCACGGTGACAACAGATCCGAACGGAGTGATCGATACGGCCGTCCTCCAAGATGGCTTGGATGCCACCACTAACGCACCGGCGATCAAGGACGCGATAGAAGCGGCCATGTTCACCGTCGCGGTCTGGTGGCGACAGGACCTCCACAACAACGCCCAGGACTGGAGAGACCTGATCAAATGGAATGATGGGTCAACGAAACAAGCAGTGAAGCGACTCGAGCGGTCGAACGCAGATGAGAGCCCGAACTCCGACTACTGGTGTAACTTCGGGATGGAGCCGACGACTACCAAGGGGAGCATGGCGTCATCCGATATTGGAGTTGCTGGAGGTGAGTGGTTCCATTTGACGATCATCGTCGACGGAGATGCAGATAGTTTCCGTATCTTAGTCAACGCTGAAGTCGATCAGATCGGCACGGTTGATACAGCCGAGATTAACCGCCCGATCTCGGATATTCGCATTGGTCCAGATGATGGGGGAGCCGCGTTTGAGGATCTCCGGTTCTATAACCGAGTCCTCAGTAACGGCGAGGCCGATGCCCTTGTCAACCAACGGTCCGCGCAGGTGATGCGCGTATGA
- a CDS encoding baseplate J/gp47 family protein: MAYGVQDDGSFDRKFVDDIIADLETKIRQEAGNDVDLGQSSPVKQILDTVAIELAELWAAQEENYYASYFEDAFGDHLDKLLKLAGVSRIPRRPATGEVTFSTGSANASDVTIQKGTEVTTAPTENAPAIPFKTTESATLTAGSTDVTVSIKGLQPWETDVDEEYLGDQTNVASNTVTIISNPISGIDSVTNQNATGDVAQGYVAGRDRETDAEFKVRYRNTLSQAGSSTLDAIKSEIYNAHEDITAVSMDENTSITDNTGSGGLPGKSFSATVQYTGALEDTIAQAILDSRPAGIQAYGSTDGTATDDDGETYTQSFEEATAVDIYVDVTATGDGTESGSADTSIEDKIIAYIGGTDNNGLDLPGLEIGDDVIYDQVFAAALNVDGIQEADVTIGLADNPSGTANLTIAADEIARSDLAKIDVTVN, encoded by the coding sequence ATGGCATACGGAGTCCAGGACGACGGGTCGTTCGACCGCAAGTTCGTCGACGACATCATCGCGGATCTGGAGACGAAGATTAGGCAAGAGGCCGGCAACGACGTCGACCTCGGTCAGAGTTCTCCAGTCAAGCAGATCCTCGACACGGTCGCGATCGAGCTCGCAGAGCTCTGGGCGGCCCAGGAAGAGAACTACTACGCGTCGTACTTCGAGGACGCGTTCGGTGACCACCTCGACAAGCTCCTCAAGCTGGCCGGTGTGTCACGGATTCCCCGTCGCCCAGCGACCGGAGAAGTGACGTTCTCGACCGGATCGGCCAATGCGAGTGACGTGACGATCCAGAAGGGGACCGAAGTAACGACTGCTCCAACGGAGAACGCACCGGCGATCCCGTTCAAGACGACGGAGAGTGCCACCCTCACGGCTGGCTCGACCGACGTCACGGTCTCGATCAAAGGGCTCCAGCCCTGGGAGACGGACGTCGACGAGGAGTACCTCGGTGACCAGACGAACGTCGCATCAAACACGGTCACGATCATTTCGAACCCGATCTCTGGGATCGATTCTGTTACGAACCAGAACGCGACGGGCGACGTCGCGCAGGGATACGTTGCAGGTCGTGATCGAGAGACTGATGCTGAGTTCAAGGTTCGCTACCGGAACACGCTCTCACAAGCCGGGAGCTCCACACTCGATGCGATCAAGTCCGAGATCTACAACGCGCACGAAGACATCACCGCGGTGTCGATGGACGAGAACACCTCGATCACGGATAACACCGGGTCGGGAGGACTCCCCGGGAAGTCGTTCTCAGCAACAGTTCAGTACACCGGGGCGCTCGAGGATACGATCGCGCAGGCGATTTTGGACTCGCGTCCGGCCGGTATCCAGGCGTACGGTTCGACTGATGGGACGGCGACAGACGACGACGGCGAGACATACACCCAGTCGTTCGAGGAAGCGACGGCTGTCGACATCTACGTCGACGTAACGGCCACTGGTGATGGCACTGAGAGCGGGAGTGCAGACACGTCCATCGAGGACAAGATCATCGCGTACATCGGCGGGACCGACAACAACGGACTGGACCTCCCCGGCCTGGAGATCGGCGACGACGTCATCTACGACCAGGTGTTCGCCGCGGCGCTCAACGTCGACGGGATTCAGGAGGCCGACGTCACGATCGGGCTGGCCGACAACCCGAGTGGAACAGCGAACCTCACAATCGCGGCTGACGAGATCGCCCGGTCCGACCTCGCCAAGATCGACGTGACGGTGAACTAA
- a CDS encoding GDP-mannose 4,6-dehydratase yields the protein MVHALVTGGAGFIGSHLAGALLERGHEVTILDNLDPYYDVTIKERNLETLESISATTDGELTVIKGSILNEKALGTAMRGADIVYHHAAKAGVGPSVDNPQEYTDVNVQGTLKVLDMARRFPREIRVVNASSSSVYGPADYTPIDEEHPTRPLSPYALTKLTTEHYCRLYTELHNVPTVNLRYFTVYGPRMRTGMAIPDFTARAVDDDATFTCLGDGFQSRDFTYVDDVVQANLAILETDMADGETINIGSGGNVTVAELIEYVQESLFVDKEIEYLPAREGGSRHTHADYEKARRLLGYRPRTNIWKGVDEFVDWYLENIEWYHPLALKEAV from the coding sequence ATGGTACATGCTCTGGTGACAGGTGGTGCCGGGTTCATCGGGAGCCACCTCGCTGGTGCGCTCCTCGAACGTGGCCACGAGGTAACCATCCTCGACAACCTCGACCCGTACTACGATGTCACCATCAAGGAACGGAACCTGGAGACCCTCGAATCGATCAGTGCCACCACAGACGGTGAGCTCACCGTAATCAAGGGAAGCATCCTGAACGAGAAGGCGCTCGGCACCGCCATGCGCGGAGCGGACATCGTCTACCACCACGCGGCGAAAGCCGGTGTCGGCCCGAGCGTTGATAACCCACAGGAATACACCGACGTGAACGTCCAGGGGACGCTGAAGGTCCTCGACATGGCCCGGCGGTTCCCCCGTGAGATCCGCGTCGTGAACGCATCCTCGTCGTCCGTGTACGGCCCGGCTGATTACACTCCGATCGACGAGGAGCACCCGACGAGGCCGCTCTCGCCGTACGCCCTCACGAAGCTCACGACCGAGCACTACTGTCGGTTATACACCGAGCTCCACAACGTCCCGACCGTCAACCTCCGCTACTTCACAGTGTACGGACCTCGGATGCGGACTGGAATGGCGATCCCGGACTTCACGGCCAGAGCCGTCGACGACGATGCGACGTTCACGTGTCTGGGCGACGGGTTCCAGTCTCGCGACTTCACCTACGTCGACGACGTCGTCCAGGCGAACCTCGCGATCCTCGAGACGGACATGGCCGATGGGGAGACGATAAATATCGGCTCTGGTGGCAACGTCACTGTCGCGGAACTAATCGAGTACGTCCAGGAGAGCCTGTTCGTCGACAAGGAGATCGAGTATCTCCCCGCACGAGAAGGCGGATCGCGACACACCCACGCCGACTACGAGAAGGCACGCAGGCTCCTCGGCTACCGCCCCCGGACGAACATCTGGAAGGGTGTCGACGAGTTCGTGGACTGGTATCTGGAGAATATCGAATGGTATCACCCACTCGCGCTCAAGGAGGCGGTCTAA
- a CDS encoding GPW/gp25 family protein, with the protein MGELKDRKTLALTASGDIEENSLHQWEWLYGHDAVVQGIKVTLKTIKGEDPFDDEHGFDVFEGTGAGEGALKLNLADAILQAHGEDIKKIDDIELDASPDAGRSVDVTITVTLVDESTHVIRGGL; encoded by the coding sequence ATGGGCGAGCTGAAGGACCGAAAGACGTTGGCACTGACCGCCAGCGGTGACATCGAAGAAAACTCGCTGCACCAGTGGGAGTGGCTCTACGGTCACGACGCTGTCGTGCAGGGCATCAAGGTCACGCTCAAAACGATCAAGGGAGAAGACCCGTTCGACGATGAGCACGGCTTCGACGTGTTCGAAGGAACGGGTGCAGGAGAGGGCGCGCTCAAGCTCAATCTCGCTGATGCCATCCTTCAGGCCCACGGTGAAGACATCAAGAAGATAGACGATATCGAGCTGGACGCATCGCCCGACGCCGGTCGATCGGTTGACGTGACGATCACGGTGACGCTCGTTGACGAGTCGACACACGTTATCCGAGGAGGGCTGTAA
- a CDS encoding nucleotide sugar dehydrogenase, which yields MAARRGSDATTPTLDGETSDSCNVCIIGGAGYMGLPFSLAVATGGHDVTIVDIDEDRLAQVDDGVFPFSERGGQELLDEVEITTSTEHDVVADADVVVLTVGTPVDKYQTPDMSIVFAVMDAISPYTNEDQLLILRSTVAPGVGDAVANRTDAAVVNAPERARQHYMIEDTINVPQLLGAPTQRSYEQAKSFFETFMDADVMPRLSRREAELAKIFGNVFLYVTFALGNEYWALTEHHGDGDNVHRILEVASKGIDWFNPPGPGANTGGPCLRKDGWFVSTAFPATELYETASSINNAMPSRALDGLEEREGWPPEKIAVLGMTFKADADDMRGSLADQMHYEIERRGYGDRTVFVDPHNDAYDELDAIDGADWVLILTPHSAFEDFEAVSDAVGGTAWYCDIWGLWNRTHERSDNGYFKY from the coding sequence GTGGCGGCCCGACGCGGTTCCGACGCCACGACTCCCACCCTCGACGGGGAGACATCGGACTCCTGCAACGTGTGTATCATCGGCGGGGCCGGATACATGGGTCTCCCGTTCTCTCTCGCGGTCGCGACGGGCGGCCACGACGTCACAATCGTGGATATCGACGAAGATCGTCTCGCCCAGGTCGACGATGGCGTGTTCCCGTTCTCCGAACGCGGGGGACAGGAACTCCTCGACGAGGTCGAGATCACGACGTCCACGGAACACGATGTCGTCGCTGATGCGGACGTGGTCGTGCTCACCGTCGGGACGCCGGTCGACAAGTACCAGACCCCGGATATGAGCATCGTCTTCGCCGTGATGGACGCGATCAGTCCGTACACGAACGAAGACCAGCTGTTGATTCTTCGGTCGACGGTCGCCCCCGGCGTCGGGGATGCAGTCGCGAACAGGACGGACGCGGCGGTTGTGAACGCCCCGGAGCGCGCTCGTCAGCACTACATGATCGAGGACACGATCAACGTGCCCCAGCTCCTGGGAGCGCCTACGCAGCGGTCGTACGAGCAGGCCAAGTCGTTCTTCGAGACGTTCATGGACGCGGACGTCATGCCACGGCTCTCACGGCGTGAGGCCGAGCTCGCGAAGATCTTCGGCAACGTCTTCCTGTACGTCACGTTCGCACTCGGGAACGAGTACTGGGCGCTCACGGAGCACCACGGCGACGGTGACAACGTCCATCGCATCCTCGAAGTCGCGAGTAAAGGGATCGACTGGTTCAACCCGCCAGGACCGGGCGCAAATACGGGCGGGCCGTGCCTCCGGAAGGACGGCTGGTTCGTCTCGACGGCGTTCCCCGCGACCGAGTTGTACGAGACGGCCTCGTCGATCAATAACGCGATGCCGAGTCGGGCGCTCGACGGACTCGAAGAACGAGAGGGGTGGCCCCCTGAGAAGATCGCGGTGCTCGGCATGACGTTCAAGGCCGACGCCGACGACATGCGGGGCTCGCTGGCGGACCAGATGCACTACGAGATCGAGCGGCGCGGCTACGGTGATCGGACGGTATTCGTCGACCCGCACAACGACGCGTACGATGAGCTCGATGCAATCGACGGCGCCGACTGGGTGCTGATCCTCACGCCACACTCGGCGTTCGAGGACTTCGAAGCCGTATCCGACGCGGTTGGTGGCACAGCCTGGTACTGTGATATCTGGGGGCTGTGGAACCGGACGCACGAACGCAGTGACAACGGCTACTTCAAGTACTGA
- a CDS encoding LamG domain-containing protein, giving the protein MSLSKGLVGYWTMDDVDVDSGVVRDRSGNDNHANIVNGTYITQSVSGKINEAFEFENRAYAAGNGYLEVPHDESLDITEEISICAWCRIDEDPDAPDSAVNSWRGVCKRGSSPYRLLLETSGRFSGSVYVDGARQKTDAPSTTFNGPGVWHFVVYTYRSVDGRARMYVDGELGIEQTKSIGPIETNTSSFQIANTGGSGSSWHGPIDEVRLYRRELTPTDVKQLSHFRTMRTSSIDPFKFRPRPGDPSNMMDSTTWVIGTSGSQDGFNRNGSVDENDIVEGTGPYGDTVALWYGHSEDDDTGTNGPRADGGWNWYHSIENHDTTMKYRYSVWARQEFRSGTIYHGTRCVDKFDGVYRTNPYYWSGDLPTMSDWYLIVGYNYPEQATQGNESAIYDTDGNVVEKINDYRWDPDGGSANMRWRTYYYYDSNIGRGAHFWDPRLEVCDGSETSITELLNPAIMNQ; this is encoded by the coding sequence ATGAGCCTCTCCAAAGGGCTCGTAGGGTACTGGACGATGGACGACGTCGATGTCGATAGCGGTGTGGTCCGCGATCGAAGTGGGAACGACAACCACGCGAACATCGTCAACGGGACGTATATCACGCAGTCGGTCTCGGGGAAGATCAACGAGGCGTTCGAGTTCGAAAACCGAGCGTACGCCGCAGGAAACGGCTATCTGGAGGTCCCGCACGATGAGTCGCTCGACATCACCGAGGAGATCTCTATCTGTGCATGGTGCCGGATCGATGAGGACCCGGACGCGCCTGATTCGGCGGTTAACAGCTGGAGAGGTGTCTGTAAACGAGGGTCGTCACCGTACAGGCTCTTGCTCGAAACATCTGGGAGGTTCTCGGGAAGCGTCTACGTCGACGGAGCTCGTCAGAAGACCGATGCTCCGTCGACAACATTCAATGGCCCAGGAGTTTGGCACTTCGTCGTCTACACCTACCGATCGGTCGATGGACGAGCACGGATGTACGTCGATGGTGAACTGGGAATAGAACAGACGAAGAGCATCGGTCCGATCGAAACGAACACGAGTTCGTTCCAGATTGCAAACACTGGAGGTTCGGGGTCGTCGTGGCATGGGCCGATCGACGAGGTACGACTGTATCGCCGAGAGTTAACGCCGACGGACGTGAAGCAGCTCTCCCACTTCCGGACGATGAGGACGTCGAGCATTGACCCGTTCAAGTTCCGCCCGCGTCCAGGAGACCCGTCGAACATGATGGACTCGACTACGTGGGTCATTGGGACGAGTGGGAGTCAGGATGGATTCAATCGTAACGGGTCGGTTGATGAGAATGATATCGTCGAAGGGACTGGTCCATATGGAGATACGGTCGCGCTCTGGTACGGACACAGTGAAGACGACGACACAGGGACCAATGGGCCACGCGCTGATGGTGGGTGGAACTGGTATCACAGCATCGAGAATCACGATACGACGATGAAGTACCGATACAGCGTCTGGGCACGGCAAGAGTTCAGATCAGGGACGATCTATCATGGGACGAGGTGTGTCGATAAATTCGACGGTGTCTATCGGACGAACCCGTACTACTGGAGTGGCGACCTCCCGACGATGAGTGACTGGTACCTGATTGTCGGGTATAACTACCCAGAACAAGCGACGCAGGGGAACGAGAGTGCCATTTACGACACGGATGGAAACGTCGTCGAGAAGATCAACGACTACCGATGGGACCCGGATGGTGGGTCAGCGAATATGCGCTGGCGAACGTACTACTACTACGACTCGAACATCGGTCGGGGAGCACACTTCTGGGACCCGCGACTCGAAGTCTGTGATGGCTCAGAAACGTCGATCACGGAGCTGCTGAATCCGGCGATCATGAACCAGTGA
- a CDS encoding prefoldin subunit, which produces MTDDSQNQERDVDLSTDDEHDVDELVEELADESDESEADEFDPVEEGKEEAKRVLKEMDGDDDVERADAAIFQKQQSLQNMVQQNQAAQQNIGAFEQRLEGLEHTLARLDENEEGAVFQSLEGGVIMEVTGDTDDVAEDIADAKDRLEEQKEQLEGQLDALERGVQKNQAAIQHLQSYRDMIADE; this is translated from the coding sequence ATGACAGACGACAGCCAGAACCAGGAACGCGACGTTGACCTCTCGACCGACGACGAGCACGACGTTGACGAGCTCGTAGAGGAACTCGCCGACGAGTCTGATGAGTCCGAGGCCGACGAGTTCGACCCAGTCGAGGAAGGCAAGGAGGAGGCGAAGCGCGTTCTCAAGGAGATGGACGGCGACGACGACGTCGAGCGAGCCGATGCCGCGATCTTCCAGAAGCAGCAATCGCTCCAGAACATGGTCCAGCAGAACCAGGCCGCCCAGCAGAACATCGGCGCGTTCGAACAGCGGCTCGAAGGGCTCGAACACACGCTCGCCCGCCTCGACGAGAACGAGGAGGGTGCGGTGTTTCAGTCGCTCGAAGGTGGCGTGATCATGGAAGTGACTGGCGACACGGACGACGTCGCTGAGGATATCGCAGACGCGAAGGACCGCCTCGAAGAACAGAAAGAACAGCTGGAAGGCCAACTGGACGCACTCGAGCGGGGTGTGCAAAAGAACCAGGCGGCCATCCAGCACCTCCAGAGCTACCGCGACATGATCGCGGACGAGTAA
- a CDS encoding DUF6908 domain-containing protein, with amino-acid sequence MKAVKEILQAHGYDSADEMEIGDRVTVDGGALMDLTVEKIGEDRLSVAHYFTQLGDLMSDPEIVFDLADGVWRPIRYTQHPHVHEYNTDGLPSVGDFAEQWSENLRSQGFVERAQEKTDE; translated from the coding sequence ATGAAGGCCGTCAAAGAAATCCTCCAGGCGCACGGCTACGACTCAGCCGACGAGATGGAGATCGGAGATCGCGTCACCGTCGACGGCGGCGCGCTGATGGACCTGACGGTCGAGAAGATCGGCGAAGACCGCCTCAGTGTCGCCCACTACTTCACGCAACTGGGCGACCTGATGTCGGACCCGGAGATCGTCTTCGACCTCGCCGACGGCGTGTGGCGCCCGATCAGGTACACCCAGCATCCTCACGTTCACGAGTACAACACGGATGGGCTCCCGAGCGTTGGAGACTTCGCCGAGCAGTGGAGTGAGAACCTCCGGTCACAGGGGTTCGTCGAGCGAGCCCAGGAGAAAACGGATGAGTAA
- a CDS encoding P-loop NTPase family protein → MVRGKPVDGQRQARYDLGSFFQYESDKVLKRVVTDDDVQGEFPRLELYGDLNDAFGGGLPRGLTTFYGEGGSGKSKICREIATSVAGSHGDKGPVVYVGAEAITDIPQHKNIIGLKYTENKPKYNKAVDEVLGFCQEQQPTLLVIDSATKLFSKTDKAVEEADVRSALSQIEERTEGHLATIATSEVRGSPGWEYPAGGQAVAHACAMLVRMRRHEATSEREARELGESIGTITWTMSIEKDRENQADTAHLFKPEYTRRGLKLSKWESDTDVDQ, encoded by the coding sequence ATGGTCCGTGGGAAACCAGTCGACGGTCAGCGTCAAGCACGCTACGACCTGGGGTCGTTCTTCCAGTATGAGAGCGACAAGGTCCTGAAGCGCGTCGTCACCGACGACGACGTTCAAGGCGAGTTCCCTCGCCTCGAGCTCTACGGTGACCTGAACGATGCGTTCGGCGGTGGTCTCCCGCGTGGACTCACTACGTTCTACGGCGAAGGCGGCTCAGGGAAGTCGAAGATCTGTCGCGAAATCGCAACCTCGGTTGCGGGCTCGCACGGCGACAAGGGGCCGGTCGTGTACGTCGGCGCCGAAGCGATCACGGACATCCCTCAGCACAAGAACATCATCGGTCTGAAGTACACCGAGAACAAGCCGAAGTACAACAAAGCGGTCGACGAGGTACTGGGGTTCTGTCAAGAACAGCAGCCCACGCTCCTCGTGATCGACAGTGCGACGAAACTGTTCTCGAAGACCGACAAAGCCGTCGAGGAAGCCGACGTGCGCTCTGCGCTCAGCCAGATCGAAGAGCGAACCGAAGGCCACCTCGCGACGATCGCCACCTCGGAAGTTCGCGGCTCCCCCGGCTGGGAATACCCGGCTGGGGGCCAAGCGGTCGCGCACGCCTGTGCCATGCTGGTACGGATGCGCCGCCACGAAGCCACGTCCGAACGAGAAGCACGAGAGCTCGGAGAGTCCATCGGGACGATCACGTGGACGATGAGCATCGAGAAGGACAGAGAGAACCAAGCCGACACCGCACACCTGTTCAAGCCAGAGTACACTCGCCGTGGACTCAAACTTAGCAAGTGGGAGTCGGACACAGACGTGGACCAGTAG
- a CDS encoding TOTE conflict system archaeo-eukaryotic primase domain-containing protein — MSTVNHDELGVSVPLYLDLFKTRDDCFAVQRMDGSYGPLNIEFEEKHVEQHINGERTYGQYLVDPVDNTVRFAAIDNDIDDDSNAPLENALEAAVLEKQRALEFGLRDNQVWLEFSGRRGYHTWFFFDPPVKATLAKQLLEYIVGGTPEERDAYTEQINDGADPDDLDTPGVDIPGGHTEVFPKQVGLSTGEYGNLIKTPFGLHQKTGNRMLFVDETGEPYSDQASIIRAAIRNRIHPDVAGGILEEFGDDTEHLVEEAEQRAAGRGRDLEDIVSEGMDIRPCIEAAITGQKGNLSGEEGHHMRLAAAAELLANGYSVEEAHEFFKAFPNYDPKITEEKLREVQSNLPRPWACSTIKDKCGSLVTDCPCPATSDIDLVTSMELNHQRYGHVWKNDE, encoded by the coding sequence ATGAGTACAGTGAACCACGATGAACTGGGCGTCAGCGTCCCGTTGTACCTGGACCTGTTCAAAACGCGCGACGACTGCTTCGCAGTCCAGCGCATGGATGGGTCGTACGGGCCGCTGAACATCGAGTTCGAAGAAAAGCACGTCGAGCAGCACATCAACGGCGAGCGGACGTACGGTCAGTACCTCGTCGACCCGGTCGACAACACCGTCCGCTTCGCGGCGATCGACAACGACATCGACGACGACTCGAACGCGCCACTGGAGAACGCGCTGGAAGCCGCCGTCCTCGAAAAGCAACGGGCGCTCGAGTTCGGGCTCCGCGACAATCAGGTGTGGCTCGAGTTCTCCGGTCGCCGAGGATACCACACGTGGTTCTTCTTCGACCCGCCTGTGAAGGCGACGCTCGCGAAACAGCTCCTCGAGTACATCGTTGGCGGAACGCCCGAGGAGCGTGACGCGTACACCGAGCAGATCAACGACGGGGCCGACCCGGACGATCTCGACACGCCCGGTGTCGACATCCCCGGCGGTCACACGGAGGTATTCCCGAAGCAAGTCGGACTCAGCACTGGGGAGTACGGAAACCTGATCAAGACGCCGTTCGGCCTTCACCAGAAGACGGGCAATCGGATGTTGTTCGTTGACGAGACGGGTGAGCCGTATTCTGATCAGGCGTCGATCATCCGGGCGGCGATTCGAAATCGCATCCACCCGGACGTCGCTGGTGGCATCCTCGAGGAGTTCGGGGATGATACGGAGCACCTGGTCGAAGAAGCAGAACAACGAGCGGCCGGTCGGGGTCGCGACCTGGAGGACATCGTCTCCGAAGGGATGGACATCCGGCCATGTATCGAAGCGGCGATCACGGGTCAGAAGGGGAACCTCTCGGGCGAAGAAGGGCACCACATGCGGCTGGCGGCGGCCGCCGAGCTGCTGGCGAACGGCTACTCGGTCGAGGAAGCCCACGAGTTCTTCAAGGCGTTCCCGAACTACGACCCGAAGATCACAGAGGAGAAGCTCCGTGAAGTGCAGAGCAACCTCCCGCGCCCGTGGGCGTGCTCGACGATCAAAGACAAGTGCGGCTCGCTGGTGACGGATTGCCCGTGCCCGGCGACGTCGGACATAGACCTGGTAACATCAATGGAGCTGAATCACCAACGCTACGGCCACGTATGGAAGAACGATGAATGA
- a CDS encoding helix-turn-helix transcriptional regulator — MNGDKDIDVAHQSDDRTDNPTEITDVTILHPDDFAAKMDEATLFQVTVLLAIQNLSVRGEQCYGLAIKGELEKIYRTAEIHHGRLYPNLDTLKERDLIVKKPIDDRANSYQLTPGGKGLLKRYAEMVVGLINGVEYDDIVNDGRVA; from the coding sequence ATGAACGGCGACAAGGACATCGATGTCGCACATCAGAGCGACGACAGGACAGACAACCCGACCGAAATCACGGACGTGACGATCCTCCACCCGGACGATTTCGCGGCCAAGATGGACGAAGCGACGCTGTTTCAAGTGACAGTGCTGCTGGCGATACAGAACCTCTCGGTTCGGGGCGAACAGTGCTACGGGCTGGCGATCAAGGGCGAGCTCGAGAAGATCTACCGGACCGCCGAGATCCACCACGGACGGCTGTACCCGAACCTCGACACGCTCAAGGAGCGGGACCTGATCGTCAAGAAGCCGATCGACGATCGCGCCAACTCCTACCAGCTCACCCCCGGCGGCAAGGGGCTGCTGAAGCGGTACGCCGAGATGGTCGTCGGCCTGATCAACGGGGTCGAGTACGACGACATCGTCAACGACGGCCGAGTCGCATAG